In Streptomyces sp. TLI_146, the genomic stretch GCGGGGGCAGATCGCTGTGATGCCGCAGCCGGCCCTGCTGTCGCGGCCATCGTGCCGGTTCCGAGCAGTAGGGCGGCCGCCGCTAACGGGACGAGCTGGATTTGCTTTCGCATGGTCCGGCCCTCTCATTGGTCTTTCCGGTACATGGCGCGGTGTCCGGGAGGTGCGGGCGAAAAGCTGCGGGCTGAATGCCACCCGCCTCCCGCACCCGTACGCCTACCCCCCTGGTTGTACACCCCGCCCGCCTGCAACAAACGGTTGACTCAGAAGGTCAACCGGGTGAGGGATGAAAGGCGGCGGCCGCATCCGTAGCGTCTTGTGGACCGACGAACCACGCGGTGTGGTGGAAGGAGACCTGATATGTGGGGGAAGCAAGCACCCGGCGTGTGCGCCGCGGTCGCTGTCGCCGCGCTGGGAGCGCTCGTTCCCGGTACGGCGAGTGCCTCCAGCGGCCACGCGCCGCCGAGTGCGCCCGCCTCGGTGACGGCGGCCGGGATGGACCTGGCCGGGCTCGACGTCGTACGCGTTCCCGGCCAGCGCGACATGGTCGTCTACCTCAAGGCGAAGCACAGCGGGAAGTGCATGACCGTCTACCGGGGCAGCAAGGCCAAAGGCGCCAAGGTCAACCAGTACAGGTGTGTGGGCGCCAAGAACCAGTGGTGGGTGCTGTACGGCGTCGCCCCGCCGTACTGGCGCATCGCCGGGTACGACAGCGGCAAGTGCCTCTCGGTGGCGGGAGCCAGCAAGAAGAACGGCGCCGCGCTCATTCAGTGGGACTGCAACGGCGCGGCGGACCAGCGGTTCAAGTGGAACGGCCACTCACCGCTGAAGGCCGTGCACAGCGGCAAGTGCCTGGACGTGCAGGGCGGCAGCCAGGCCGACAACGCGCCGATCATCCAGTGGTCCTGCAACGGGCGCAGCAATCAGACGTGGAACAGGGTGGACTAGCCATGAACCTCAGCCTCAGCCGGACGCTCACGCTCGCGGCGACGACGGCCGCGGCCGTCACCATGACCCTCCTCATGCCGGCCACCGCCTCCACGGCGACGGCCGCCGGCACCGCCTCCGGCGGCCTGACGTTCGAGCAGGTGCCCGGAGCGGCCTCCACCATGAAGTACGTCAAGAACAAGAAGAGCGGCAAGTGCCTGACGGTGTACCGGGCGAGCAAGGCCAACAACGCCACGGTCAACCAGTACAGGTGCCAGGGCGCCGCCAACCAGCGCTGGAACATGGAGTGGACCGGCGGACTCAGCTATGCGCTGCGCAACGCCAACAGCAACAAGTGCCTCACCGTGCACGGGGCGAGCAAGGCCAACGGTGCGGCCATTGACCAGTACACCTGTGTCGGCGAGGCCAACCAGGCCTTCTACATCAACATTTCCAAGCCCCACAAGACGGAGATGCGCCCCTCCCACACGCGTAAGTGCCTGGATGTCCAGGGCGGCAGCACCGCGGACAACGGCCGCGTCATCCAGTGGTCGTGCAACGGTCGCAGTAACCAGTCCTGGAGCTACTGAACACCCCGCCCCTTCCCGTTCCCCGGCCCCGGTCGGCGCTTCCCCCGAGCGCC encodes the following:
- a CDS encoding RICIN domain-containing protein, yielding MWGKQAPGVCAAVAVAALGALVPGTASASSGHAPPSAPASVTAAGMDLAGLDVVRVPGQRDMVVYLKAKHSGKCMTVYRGSKAKGAKVNQYRCVGAKNQWWVLYGVAPPYWRIAGYDSGKCLSVAGASKKNGAALIQWDCNGAADQRFKWNGHSPLKAVHSGKCLDVQGGSQADNAPIIQWSCNGRSNQTWNRVD
- a CDS encoding RICIN domain-containing protein, translated to MNLSLSRTLTLAATTAAAVTMTLLMPATASTATAAGTASGGLTFEQVPGAASTMKYVKNKKSGKCLTVYRASKANNATVNQYRCQGAANQRWNMEWTGGLSYALRNANSNKCLTVHGASKANGAAIDQYTCVGEANQAFYINISKPHKTEMRPSHTRKCLDVQGGSTADNGRVIQWSCNGRSNQSWSY